The following proteins are encoded in a genomic region of Prochlorothrix hollandica PCC 9006 = CALU 1027:
- a CDS encoding lysophospholipid acyltransferase family protein — MTRDREPWASLLLYHLFKWSVVAPMLHLYFRGRVHGLQNVPRRGPVVIVSNHASDFDPPLLSCAMGRPVSFMAKEELFRVPVLKQAILLYGAYPVKRGTSDRQAIRSALNSLDQGWATGVFLQGTRTIDGRITNPKLGAALIAAKAQVPLLPVSLWGTQAIVKKGHYLPRPVPLTIRIAPPISPPPLGDRQALEAVTQECATVINALQAKGR; from the coding sequence ATGACCCGCGATCGCGAACCCTGGGCCTCTTTACTGCTCTACCATCTCTTCAAATGGAGCGTTGTTGCTCCCATGCTCCACCTCTACTTTCGGGGACGAGTCCATGGGTTACAGAACGTGCCCCGCCGGGGACCGGTGGTCATTGTCAGCAACCATGCCAGTGACTTCGATCCGCCCCTGTTGTCCTGTGCCATGGGTCGCCCCGTCTCGTTTATGGCCAAGGAAGAACTATTTCGGGTACCGGTGCTGAAGCAGGCGATTTTGCTCTATGGGGCGTATCCGGTCAAGCGGGGCACTTCCGATCGCCAAGCCATCCGATCGGCCCTCAACTCCCTGGATCAAGGCTGGGCCACGGGGGTTTTTCTCCAGGGTACCCGGACGATCGATGGCCGCATTACTAACCCAAAACTGGGGGCGGCGTTGATTGCTGCCAAGGCCCAGGTTCCCCTGTTGCCCGTGTCCCTGTGGGGAACCCAGGCCATTGTCAAAAAGGGTCATTACCTGCCCCGCCCAGTGCCCCTCACCATTCGCATTGCTCCCCCCATTTCGCCCCCGCCCCTGGGCGATCGCCAAGCCCTGGAAGCCGTCACCCAGGAGTGTGCCACCGTTATTAATGCCCTGCAAGCCAAGGGCCGCTAG
- a CDS encoding DUF4230 domain-containing protein, with protein MIYLLKRAGNVAAGGLAVAGLVALVGFWRTGEQFWHNLGQLFTTPQPAAKADVRSVAITQIQAASDLTTAIFVMEAVVPSKRDRVVGQFTVGSTTLLFIAYGEVRAGVDLSQLQAKDVQVQGETLQITLPPPKILDSKIDVERSTVYDYDRGFLGFGPDSAPELQTLASQTALQKIVAAACQENILTEANDRAKLVVAQLLGSATSQPVVVTTQDPDPATCIPVPEPAPSPSALP; from the coding sequence ATGATTTATCTACTGAAACGAGCAGGCAATGTGGCGGCGGGCGGTTTGGCGGTGGCGGGGCTGGTGGCCCTGGTAGGGTTCTGGCGCACGGGGGAGCAGTTTTGGCATAACCTGGGCCAGTTATTCACCACGCCCCAACCGGCAGCGAAAGCCGATGTGCGATCGGTGGCCATTACCCAAATCCAAGCCGCCAGCGACCTGACCACTGCCATTTTTGTGATGGAAGCGGTGGTGCCCAGTAAGCGCGATCGCGTGGTGGGACAGTTCACCGTCGGCTCCACCACCCTGCTGTTTATTGCCTATGGGGAAGTGCGGGCGGGGGTCGATCTCAGCCAGTTGCAAGCCAAGGATGTGCAGGTGCAGGGGGAAACCTTACAAATCACCCTGCCACCCCCCAAGATTCTGGATAGCAAAATTGATGTGGAGCGATCGACGGTCTATGACTACGATCGCGGCTTCTTGGGCTTTGGCCCGGACTCAGCCCCAGAGTTGCAAACCTTGGCCAGCCAAACCGCCCTCCAAAAAATTGTGGCCGCTGCTTGCCAGGAAAATATTCTGACGGAGGCCAACGATCGGGCCAAATTAGTGGTCGCCCAACTTTTGGGCAGTGCCACCTCCCAGCCGGTGGTGGTGACCACCCAGGACCCCGATCCCGCCACCTGCATCCCCGTCCCGGAACCGGCTCCCAGCCCCTCAGCCCTCCCCTAG
- a CDS encoding UbiD family decarboxylase, with product MARDLQGFIQILADRGQLRRITAPVDPDLEIAEISNRLLQTGGPALLFENVKGSPYPVAINLMGTVERICWAMGMEQPEELEALGRKLGMLQQPKPPKTIAQAVEFGKVLFDVIKAKPLRDLFPPCQQVVIQGDDLDLNQIPMIRPYAGDAGKIITLGLVITKDCETGIPNVGVYRLQLQSKTTMTVHWLSVRGGARHLRKAAEQGKKLEIAIAVGVDPLVIMAAATPIPVDLSEWLFAGLYGGSGIHLAKCKTLDLEVPAQCEFVLEGTITPGEVLPDGPFGDHMGYYGGVEDSPLVRFHCLTHRKNPIYHTTFSGRPPKEEAMMAIALNRIYTPILRQQVSEIVDFFLPMEALSYKAAILSIDKAYPGQARRAAMAFWTVLPQFTYTKFVIVVDKEINIRDPRQVVWALSSKVDPCRDVFILPDTPFDTLDFASEKLGLGGRMAIDATTKIPPETNHEWGEPLRSDPAMAAQVEARWAEYGLADLDLSAVDPNLFGYDL from the coding sequence ATGGCACGAGATCTTCAGGGCTTTATTCAGATATTGGCAGACCGGGGACAATTGCGACGCATCACAGCCCCCGTCGATCCCGACTTAGAAATTGCCGAAATTTCCAACCGCCTCCTGCAAACGGGGGGACCGGCCCTCTTGTTTGAAAACGTCAAAGGCTCCCCCTACCCCGTGGCCATTAACCTGATGGGAACCGTGGAGCGCATTTGCTGGGCCATGGGCATGGAACAGCCGGAGGAACTGGAAGCCCTGGGCCGAAAACTGGGGATGTTGCAACAGCCCAAACCCCCCAAAACCATTGCCCAAGCCGTGGAATTTGGCAAAGTTCTCTTTGATGTGATCAAAGCGAAGCCCCTGCGGGATCTGTTTCCCCCCTGCCAGCAGGTGGTGATTCAGGGGGACGATCTGGATTTAAACCAAATCCCCATGATTCGCCCCTATGCAGGGGATGCGGGCAAAATTATTACCCTGGGCTTAGTCATTACCAAGGATTGCGAAACGGGTATTCCCAACGTGGGGGTTTATCGGCTACAACTGCAATCCAAAACCACCATGACAGTGCATTGGCTCTCGGTGCGGGGGGGGGCGCGGCACCTGCGCAAAGCCGCAGAGCAGGGCAAAAAGCTGGAGATTGCCATTGCCGTGGGGGTCGATCCCCTGGTGATTATGGCGGCGGCGACCCCCATTCCCGTGGATCTGTCGGAATGGCTGTTTGCGGGACTGTATGGGGGCAGCGGCATCCACCTGGCCAAATGCAAAACCCTGGATCTGGAGGTGCCGGCCCAGTGTGAGTTTGTGCTGGAGGGCACCATTACACCGGGGGAAGTGTTACCCGATGGTCCCTTTGGGGATCACATGGGCTATTACGGGGGCGTGGAGGACTCTCCCCTGGTGCGGTTCCACTGCCTGACCCATCGCAAAAATCCCATTTACCACACCACCTTCAGCGGTCGCCCCCCCAAGGAAGAAGCGATGATGGCGATCGCCCTCAACCGCATCTACACCCCCATCCTGCGGCAACAGGTGTCGGAAATCGTGGATTTCTTTCTGCCCATGGAAGCCCTCAGCTATAAAGCAGCGATTCTCTCCATCGACAAAGCCTATCCGGGGCAAGCGCGACGGGCGGCCATGGCTTTTTGGACCGTGTTGCCCCAGTTCACCTACACCAAGTTTGTGATCGTGGTGGACAAGGAGATTAACATTCGGGATCCGCGCCAGGTGGTCTGGGCTTTATCCTCTAAGGTGGATCCCTGTCGGGATGTGTTTATCCTGCCCGATACCCCCTTTGATACCCTAGACTTTGCCAGTGAGAAGCTGGGGCTGGGGGGCCGCATGGCCATTGATGCCACCACCAAAATCCCCCCGGAAACCAACCATGAGTGGGGAGAGCCGCTGCGATCGGATCCCGCCATGGCGGCTCAGGTGGAGGCGCGGTGGGCTGAGTATGGTTTGGCAGATTTAGATTTGTCCGCCGTGGATCCCAATCTTTTTGGCTATGATCTCTAG
- a CDS encoding response regulator: protein MATSDRHLHLSPTTSYYLRKLVHQNLDRLQSILVQETKRGFDPLSDLNATLALLYGENAKINGAVQELERLTKYHQMLSSQGSLHRQELEKTQQDLFSTLGFNQRQTGNQESKATILIVDDRPENIRLLSVALNRQGYRVEGLDNSAMAVGTARSLKPDLILLDIMMPVMDGYEVCKSLKADTATAGVPVIFVSAVTNVMDKVKGFRAGAVDYITKPFQFDEVLARVEHQLKIQSLRRRLEDQNIRLQQEIVDRQKASHQLAMLQTALECLSQYYFFCDPQGRIFHASQSATTVLGYGPGELLTLRIQDLEPSLQESQWQRHWLRLQQEGYVTLAANPLTKDQQHLAVHFYFTYLMQDGQDYAYVAAYEPATPTDPQGEAGAGSDGGVEANAPSPSLSNNPSDWKQWRV from the coding sequence ATGGCTACTTCGGATAGACATCTGCATCTTTCTCCCACCACCAGCTACTACCTACGGAAGCTGGTGCATCAGAACTTGGATCGGCTGCAGTCCATTTTGGTGCAGGAAACCAAGCGAGGCTTTGATCCCCTCAGTGATCTCAATGCCACGCTGGCATTGCTCTATGGGGAAAACGCTAAAATTAACGGCGCTGTTCAGGAACTGGAACGGTTGACGAAATATCACCAAATGCTGTCTAGTCAAGGGTCTCTCCACCGCCAAGAACTGGAAAAAACCCAGCAGGATTTGTTTTCAACCCTAGGGTTCAATCAGCGGCAAACGGGCAATCAGGAATCTAAAGCGACGATTCTGATCGTGGACGATCGCCCGGAAAATATTCGCTTACTGTCGGTGGCCCTCAACCGCCAAGGCTACCGGGTCGAAGGCTTGGACAATAGCGCCATGGCTGTGGGTACTGCGCGATCCCTGAAGCCCGACTTAATCCTGCTGGACATTATGATGCCGGTGATGGATGGCTATGAGGTGTGCAAAAGCCTCAAGGCGGATACGGCCACTGCTGGGGTGCCGGTGATTTTTGTCAGTGCGGTCACCAATGTCATGGATAAGGTCAAAGGGTTCCGGGCCGGGGCCGTGGACTATATCACCAAGCCGTTCCAGTTTGATGAAGTGCTGGCGCGGGTGGAACATCAGCTTAAAATTCAAAGCCTGCGCCGCCGCCTGGAGGATCAAAATATTCGGCTGCAACAGGAGATTGTCGATCGCCAAAAAGCCAGTCACCAGTTGGCCATGTTGCAAACTGCCCTGGAGTGCCTCAGCCAATACTATTTCTTCTGTGATCCCCAGGGGCGCATTTTCCACGCCAGCCAGTCTGCGACGACGGTGTTGGGCTATGGCCCTGGGGAACTGCTGACGTTGCGGATTCAGGATCTGGAACCCAGTTTGCAGGAGTCCCAGTGGCAGAGGCATTGGCTCCGGCTGCAACAGGAGGGCTATGTGACCCTGGCGGCTAATCCCTTAACTAAGGATCAACAACATTTGGCGGTGCATTTTTATTTCACCTATTTAATGCAAGACGGCCAAGACTATGCCTATGTGGCGGCCTATGAACCGGCTACACCCACGGATCCCCAAGGGGAGGCGGGGGCGGGGTCTGATGGGGGGGTGGAAGCCAATGCCCCCTCTCCTTCGTTGTCCAATAATCCATCGGATTGGAAGCAGTGGCGAGTTTAG
- a CDS encoding TIGR02450 family Trp-rich protein produces the protein MAKKQRFPHLLQSKWTSRQTVFGWRHFQVVGRRNEGAWVFAELVAACDGSVRLWVNAKALHDRSLWHAGWQSLQEQAATPPPPGA, from the coding sequence ATGGCTAAAAAACAGCGGTTTCCCCATTTGTTGCAGTCTAAGTGGACTTCTCGGCAAACGGTGTTTGGCTGGCGACATTTCCAGGTGGTGGGTCGCCGCAATGAGGGAGCTTGGGTGTTTGCGGAACTGGTGGCGGCTTGTGATGGGTCGGTGCGGCTGTGGGTCAATGCTAAGGCGCTCCACGATCGCAGTCTCTGGCACGCGGGCTGGCAGTCGCTCCAGGAACAGGCCGCCACTCCCCCACCCCCTGGTGCCTAA